A region of bacterium DNA encodes the following proteins:
- a CDS encoding phage holin family protein, with protein MFKKGFFARWLSSSLALIAASYFFEGIEIKDIPTAFIAAFVLGIVNAVIRPLVFVWTLPFNVVTLGLFTLVINGSMLYLVSWFMGDGFKIHGFGPAVLGALFISVVSGILNYFISDQGKIEFIRFNTAKQEKKYYDKEKAVEADYEIIDPAPPESGKKG; from the coding sequence TCAAGTAGTCTTGCGTTAATCGCCGCTTCTTATTTTTTTGAAGGAATAGAAATAAAGGATATACCGACTGCATTTATCGCCGCGTTTGTTTTGGGCATAGTCAATGCCGTAATAAGGCCTTTAGTATTTGTATGGACACTGCCTTTTAATGTTGTGACCCTAGGATTGTTTACGCTTGTAATCAACGGTTCAATGCTTTATCTGGTTTCGTGGTTTATGGGCGATGGATTCAAAATTCATGGTTTCGGCCCGGCGGTTTTAGGAGCATTGTTCATATCCGTTGTGAGCGGAATTCTTAATTATTTTATAAGCGACCAGGGCAAAATCGAGTTTATCAGATTTAATACCGCTAAACAAGAGAAAAAATATTATGACAAAGAAAAAGCTGTTGAAGCCGATTATGAAATTATTGACCCGGCCCCGCCTGAATCTGGAAAGAAGGGGTAA